One Oryza brachyantha chromosome 3, ObraRS2, whole genome shotgun sequence DNA segment encodes these proteins:
- the LOC102702084 gene encoding serine/threonine-protein phosphatase BSL2 homolog has product MDVDSRMTTESDSDSDAAASAAAQGGNGGSLTSETSSSVSAPSTPGTPTVAPAPAAAGAMGPRPAPGYTVVSAVIEKKEDGPGCRCGHTLTAVPAVGEDGTPGYIGPRLILFGGATALEGNSATPPSSAGSAGIRLAGATADVHCYDVLSNKWSRLTPQGEPPSPRAAHVATAVGTMVVIQGGIGPAGLSAEDLHVLDLTQQRPRWHRVVVQGPGPGPRYGHVMALVGQRFLLTIGGNDGKRPLADVWALDTAAKPYEWRKLEPEGEGPPPCMYATASARSDGLLLLCGGRDANSVPLASAYGLAKHRDGRWEWAIAPGVSPSPRYQHAAVFVNARLHVSGGALGGGRMVEDSSSIAVLDTAAGVWCDTKSVVTTPRTGRYSADAAGGDAAVELTRRCRHAAAAVGDQIFIYGGLRGGVLLDDLLVAEDLAAAETTTAANHAAASAAATNIQSGRTLGRYAYNDERARQTASESAQDGSVVLGTPVAPPVNGDMYTDISPENAVLQGQRRLSKGVDYLVEASAAEAEAISATLAAVKARQVNGEMEQLPDKEQSPDSTSTSKHSSLIKPDTALSNNMTPSPGVRLHHRAVVVAAETGGVLGGMVRQLSIDQFENEGRRVSYGTPENATAARKLLDRQMSINSVPKKVIASLLKPRGWKPPVRRQFFLDCNEIADLCDSAERIFSSEPSVLQLKAPVKIFGDLHGQFGDLMRLFDEYGAPSTAGDIAYIDYLFLGDYVDRGQHSLETMSLLLALKVEYPQNVHLIRGNHEAADINALFGFRIECIERMGERDGIWTWHRMNRLFNWLPLAALIEKKIICMHGGIGRSINHVEQIENLQRPITMEAGSVVLMDLLWSDPTENDSVEGLRPNARGPGLVTFGPDRVMEFCNNNDLQLIVRAHECVMDGFERFAQGHLITLFSATNYCGTANNAGAILVLGRDLVVVPKLIHPLPPAITSPETSPEHHIEDTWMQELNANRPPTPTRGRPQVAANDRGSLAWI; this is encoded by the exons ATGGACGTGGACTCCCGCATGACGACGGAGTCGGACTCCGACTCCGACGCCGCTGCCTCGGCGGCTGCGCAAGGGGGGAACGGCGGGAGCTTAACGAGCGAGACCTCCTCGTCGGTCTCGGCCCCGTCCACGCCGGGGACGCCCACGGTAGCTCCGGCTCCCGCGGCCGCGGGAGCGATGGGGCCCAGGCCGGCGCCTGGGTACACGGTGGTGAGCGCGGTGATCGAGAAGAAGGAGGACGGGCCGGGGTGCCGGTGCGGGCACACGCTCACGGCGGTGCCGGCCGTCGGGGAGGATGGCACGCCGGGGTACATCGGGCCTCGGTTGATCCTGTTCGGGGGCGCCACGGCGCTCGAGGGCAACTCTGCCACGCCACCCTCTTCGGCTGGCAGCGCTGGGATTC GTCTTGCCGGTGCCACAGCAGATGTCCATTGTTACGATGTGTTATCAAATAAGTGGAGCAG GCTTACTCCACAAGGCGAGCCTCCTTCACCAAGAGCTGCACATGTAGCAACCGCAGTCGGAACCATGGTTGTCATTCAG GGTGGCATTGGCCCTGCTGGTTTATCTGCGGAGGACCTTCATGTTCTAGACCTTACACAACAACGACCACGATGGCACAG AGTGGTGGTTCAAGGACCTGGTCCAGGTCCACGATATGGACATGTCATGGCCTTGGTTGGACAGAGGTTTTTGTTGACAATTGGTGGAAATGATG GGAAACGGCCGCTAGCAGATGTATGGGCTCTAGATACTGCAGCTAAGCCATATGAGTGGAGGAAACTTGAACCAGAAGGTGAAGGACCACCGCCATGCAT GTATGCCACTGCCAGTGCACGCTCTGATGGTCTTCTTTTACTTTGTGGTGGGAGGGATGCCAACAGTGTG CCGTTGGCAAGTGCGTATGGTCTTGCAAAGCATCGAGATGGGCGCTGGGAGTGGGCAATCGCCCCTGGTGTTTCTCCATCACCTAGATATCAACATGCAGCT GTTTTTGTGAATGCAAGGCTCCATGTATCTGGTGGAGCTCTTGGAGGTGGTCGGATGGTAGAAGACTCCTCAAGTATTGCAG TTCTAGACACAGCTGCTGGAGTCTGGTGTGACACAAAGTCAGTTGTCACAACTCCCAGGACAGGAAGATATAGTGCGGATGCAGCAGGGGGTGATGCTGCTGTCGAACTTACAAGGCGGTGCAGgcatgcagctgctgctgttggtgatcaaatatttatttatggaggTTTACGAGGAG GGGTACTGCTAGATGATCTTCTTGTAGCTGAAgatcttgctgctgctgaaacAACAACTGCTGCTAATCATGCGGCAGCAAGTGCAGCAGCCACTAACATACAAAGTGGAAGAACACTTGGAAGATATGCTTATAATGATGAGCGAGCAAGACAAACAGCCTCAGAATCAGCTCAGGATGGTTCTGTAGTCCTTGGAACTCCAGTTGCTCCTCCTGTCAATGGTGACATGTACACTGATATTAGCCCTGAGAATGCTGTGCTGCAGGGACAGAG GAGATTAAGCAAAGGTGTTGATTACTTAGTTGAAGCATCAGCAGCAGAGGCAGAGGCTATTAGTGCAACTTTAGCTGCAGTGAAAGCTAGGCAGGTTAATGGTGAGATGGAGCAATTGCCTGACAAAGAGCAGTCTCCAGATTCCACATCGACCAGCAAACATTCAAGCCTCATCAAACCAGACACTGCTCTTTCTAACAACATGACACCTTCACCTGGTGTTAGGTTGCATCATAGAGCT GTTGTAGTGGCTGCAGAAACTGGAGGTGTCTTAGGTGGCATGGTCAGGCAGCTGTCAATTGATCAGTTTGAAAATGAAGGAAGAAGAGTCAGCTATGGCACCCCTGAGAATGCAACCGCTGCAAGGAAGTTACTGGATCGACAGATGTCCATTAATAGTGTTCCTAAAAAG GTCATTGCATCTCTATTGAAACCTCGTGGTTGGAAGCCTCCTGTGCGAAGACAGTTTTTCTTGGACTGCAATGAAATTGCAGATCTGTGTGATAGTGCCGAGAGGATATTTTCAAGTGAACCAAGTGTTCTGCAACTTAAAGCTCCTGTTAAGATATTTGGTGATTTACATGGTCAATTTGGTGACCTCATGCGATTATTTGATGAGTATGGTGCTCCTTCAACAGCAGGAGACATTGC TTACATTGATTATCTCTTCTTGGGTGATTATGTGGATCGTGGCCAGCATAGTTTAGAAACGATGAGTCTTCTTCTTGCATTGAAG GTTGAGTATCCTCAGAATGTACATTTGATTCGTGGAAATCATGAAGCTGCAGACATCAATGCTTTGTTTGGCTTCCGAATAGAGTGTATAGAGCGAATG GGTGAGAGAGATGGTATTTGGACATGGCACCGCATGAATAGACTATTTAACTGGCTTCCTTTGGCTGCActtattgaaaagaaaattatatgtatgcatGGTGGCATTGGTCGGTCAATCAACCATGTCGAGCAAATTGAAAACCTTCAGAGACCAATTACCATGGAAGCAGGCTCTGTTGTACTTATGGATCTTCTATG GTCTGATCCCACGGAGAATGACAGTGTTGAAGGATTGAGACCAAATGCCCGAGGGCCTGGTCTCGTTACATTTGGG CCTGATCGTGTTATGGAGTTTTGCAACAATAATGATCTTCAACTAATTGTGCGAGCCCATGAGTGTGTGATGGATGGCTTTGAACGCTTTGCTCAAGGTCACCTGATCACTCTCTTCTCTGCAACAAATTATTGTG GTACTGCAAATAATGCGGGTGCCATCTTAGTTTTGGGTAGAGATCTTGTGGTCGTTCCGAAACTAATTCATCCTTTGCCCCCGGCAATCACATCTCCTGAGACCTCTCCAGAGCACCATATCGAGGACACATGGATGCAG GAACTGAATGCAAACAGACCGCCAACTCCAACCAGGGGCCGCCCCCAAGTAGCAGCTAATGATCGAGGTTCACTTGCCTGGATATAG
- the LOC102702364 gene encoding proline-, glutamic acid- and leucine-rich protein 1-like has protein sequence METAAASSAAPSPSPSPSPSPPPPAADPPAKEDPQPAAAAAGDAATSEEAETVVLDAGVAEAGEGEEEEGECGFCLFMKGGGCKEEFEGWEKCVEGAEKAGDDVVERCYEATAALHRCMEAHAEYYEPILRAERTMAADLEAAAKASDAASPAPPPPTEEGAAGEKKAEVPEKQDVTA, from the coding sequence ATGgaaaccgccgccgcctcctcggccgctccttctccttctccttctccttctccttctcctccaccgcccgccgccgatCCACCGGCCAAAGAAGACCCCCAGCCTgccgcggcggctgctggCGATGCGGCCACCtctgaggaggcggagacggtgGTCCTggacgccggcgtcgcggaggccggggagggggaggaggaggaaggggagtgCGGGTTCTGCCTCTTCATGAAGGGCGGCGGGTGCAAGGAGGAGTTCGAGGGGTGGGAGAAGTGCGTCGAGGGCGCGGAGaaggccggcgacgacgtcgtcgagCGCTGCTACgaggccaccgccgcgctccaCAGGTGCATGGAGGCCCACGCCGAGTACTACGAGCCCATCCTCCGCGCCGAGCGCACCATGGCCGCCGACCTCGAGGCCGCCGCCAAGGCCTCCGACGCCGcctctcccgcgccgccgccgccaacagAGGAAGGAGCCGCCGGCGAGAAGAAGGCGGAGGTCCCGGAGAAGCAAGATGTCACGGCCtaa
- the LOC102702646 gene encoding GTPase LSG1-1-like, with protein MGGGGGGRKDRGEGLGRALVRQRNKAAAAAKERGHALSLARRARQPLESVIEVSDIDAVLQRAAEADLLLGGDDADDASLSAAPGSGLIDLDGTVETEEERRWLREEQEALHAGSLKVPRRPPWTPQMTVEELDANERRAFLEWRRNLARLEENEKLVLTPFEKNIDIWRQLWRVLERSDLLVMVVDARDPLFYRCPDLEVYAQEIDEHKRTLLLVNKADLLPLNIRQRWAEYFKQHDILYLFWSAKAATADLEGKKLSSYSMEDQNTPDLDTKIYGRDELLVRLQGEAEYIVDQKEALRAREDRKSSPTDSVSIRPKHVVVGFVGYPNVGKSSTINALVGQKRTGVTSTPGKTKHFQTLVISEELILCDCPGLVFPSFSSSRHEMVACGVLPIDRMTKHRGAIQVVANRVPRSVLEQIYKITLPKPKEYEQPSRPPTAAELLRAYCTSRGHVSHAGLPDETRAARQILKDYLDGKIPHFELPPSDTDSETYLEETTGLEGSDTEVAATTVHCASDEQDEEIGQADANIGHLLSDLESFNLGSGVSKKSTKKKEPSYKHHKKPQRKKDRSWRVGNDGADGSGVVRVFQKPAVNLATVTC; from the exons atgggaggcggcggcggcgggaggaaggACCGGGGAGAGGGGCTCGGCCGCGCGCTGGTCAGGCAGCGGAacaaggccgccgccgcggccaagGAGAGGGGCCACGCGCTCTccctcgcccgccgcgcgcgccagcCGCTTGAGTCCGTCATCGAGGTCAGCGACATCGACGCCGTGCTCCAGCGAGCCGCCGAGGCcgatctcctcctcggcgGTGACGACGCCGACGATGCTTCCCTCTCCGCTGCACCCGGCTCCGGGCTCATCGATCT GGATGGGACGGTGGAAACGGAGGAGGAAAGGCGATGGCTgcgggaggagcaggaggccCTTCACGCCGGCAGCCTCAAGGTGCCCCGCCG GCCGCCATGGACTCCCCAGATGACGGTGGAGGAGCTCGACGCCAACGAGAGACGTGCCTTCTTGGAGTGGCGGAGGAACCTCGCAAG ATTGGAAGAGAATGAAAAACTCGTCCTTACCCCTTTTGAGAAGAACATTGATATCTGGAGGCAGCTCTGGAGAGTACTTGAACGCAGTGATCTG CTGGTCATGGTAGTTGATGCTCGAGATCCCTTGTTCTACCGCTGCCCTGATCTTGAG GTGTACGCACAGGAAATTGATGAACACAAGAGAACACTACTACTTGTAAACAAGGCTGATCTTTTACCACTGAATATCAG aCAGAGATGGGCAGAGTACTTCAAGCAACATGATATCCTCTATCTATTCTGGTCTGCCAAAGCTGCTACTGCTGACTTAGAGGGGAAAAAGTTGAGCAGTTATTCCATGGAAGACCAGAATACACCAGATCTTGACACAAAGATATATGGCCGGGATGAACTCTTGGTGAGATTGCAGGGTGAAGCTGAGTATATTGTGGACCAAAAAGAAGCATTAAGAGCTAGGGAGGATCGTAAATCTAGTCCTACTGATTCTGTCTCAATACGACCCAAGCATGTGGTTGTTGGATTTGTAGGTTATCCAAACGTTGGGAAGAGTTCAACTATCAATGCTTTGGTAGGTCAGAAGAGAACCGGTGTAACCTCTACGCCTGGCAAGACCAAGCATTTTCAGACACTGGTAATCTCAGAAGAACTCATCCTCTGTGACTGTCCAGGTCTGGTCTTCCCTTCCTTTTCAAGCTCAAGGCATGAGATGGTAGCCTGTGGTGTCTTGCCAATTGATAGGATGACAAAGCACAGGGGTGCAATCCAAGTTGTGGCAAACCGTGTGCCAAGAAGTGTTCTAGAACAGATTTACAAAATCACCCTGCCAAAGCCCAAGGAATATGAACAACCATCCCGACCACCAACTGCCGCTGAGTTGTTGCGGGCGTACTGCACGTCTCGAGGGCATGTCAGTCATGCTGGGCTGCCTGATGAAACTAGGGCTGCTCGACAGATTCTGAAGGATTATTTAGATGGAAAGATTCCACACTTTGAGCTTCCTCCTAGTGATACAGATTCTGAAACTTACCTAGAGGAAACCACTGGCCTAGAAGGCTCGGATACTGAAGTAGCTGCTACAACTGTTCATTGCGCCTCTGATGAACAGGATGAGGAAATCGGTCAAGCTGATGCTAACATTGGCCATTTACTAAGTGATCTTGAATCTTTTAACCTGGGTAGTGGAGTGTCCAAGAAATCTACAAAGAAGAAAGAGCCATCCTACAAGCATCACAAGAAACCCCAGAGGAAGAAGGATCGTTCGTGGAGGGTTGGAAATGATGGGGCCGATGGATCTGGTGTTGTCAGGGTATTTCAGAAACCTGCCGTCAATCTTGCTACCGTCACATGTTAG